Part of the Janibacter endophyticus genome is shown below.
TCGTCAGCCGGAGGAACTCGGTGTCCCCCGTGGCGAGCGCGTGGTGGTAGGCGGGCCGGTTGACGAAGTCGTAGGAGAGGTCCGCCCCGGCGCGGGAGGTCGTCGCGATGTCGTCGATCGAGAGGTTGAGCTCCTGGAAGGTGAAGCCGCCGACCTTGCGGACCATCGACCCGATGAGGTGGTTGGCCGCCTCGGAGAGCGGGTGCCCCTCGGACCAGGCGGGTGAGTCCTCGGCCGAGCGCTCGACCCCGAGGAAGCCGTTGGCGTCGAGCCGCAGCCCGCCGGAGCCGAGGTCGCCGATGCTGTGCAGGGCGTCGCCGATGACCATCCGCATCCCGGCGAAGGTGGGGTCGAGCCAGTTGATCGACGGCTGCCCCTCCTTGAAGTAGTGGAGGTAGACCCAGCGCCGGGTCACCCCGTCGGGCCCGGTCACCGGCGCGGTCACCGACCAGTTGGTGTCCTTGACGCCCGGGACGTGGAAGATCACGCGCTGGAGCTTGCCGACGATGTAGCCGGCGTCGGCGAGAGCCTGCTCGGCCTCCTCGTCGAGGTTGGCCGAGTCACGCCCCTCAGGGACGTCGGGCAGCAGGCCCCAGTCCTCCTCGTGGATGAGGACCATGTGGTAGATCCCCGGGTAGTCCTCGACGCCGAGCTCGGCGAGCCGGAAGTCGGCGCCCTTGCCGGTGTGGCCGGGGACGATGTCGTCGATGATCGTGCCGTCGTAGGTGGCCGCCGTCGAGCACATGTAGCGGAACTCGTCCTCGGTGCCGAAGGCCCCGTCGATGTGCGTCGAGATCCGGTCGAAGTGCCCGTCGATGCTCGACGTCATCGACCAGCCGGAGATGCCGCCGGCGACCTTGACCGGTCCGGTGTGCAGGCCCTGGATGCCGATCTCGGAGAAGGTGCTCCACAGGTCGTCCGCGCCGAGGGTGGCGAGGAAGGAGCGGCCGGGCGCGGTGATCATCGAGATCGGGTAGGCGGTGAACCACACCGACGCGGTCCGCACCGCCAGCCGCGGGTCCGGGGTTGCGTAGGGGTTCTGCCACATCGACCCGACCCCGGAGAAGTGGCCCGCGATCGCCTTGGCGTCGGCGAGCATCGACTGGCTCTTGAGCCAGTCGACGTAGACCGCGTTGTCGCCGCAGGGCTCGCCGGAGCGCATCTCGGCGGCCGACGGTGCACCGGTCGGGCGGAGCCGGCCGCGGGGCTTGAGCGCCCGCGGACGGGCCGGGTAGAGGACCTGCGCGAAGTTCGGCTCGTTCGGGTCGTGCTCGAGCAGGTCGGACTCGGTGGCCGCCTCGAGCAGCTCCTCGTCCGGGGTGGGCTCGGGCGTGACGTCCGGGGTGTCGGTCATGAGGTCCAACCCTAGGGTCCGTCGGCGACGCGCAGGCGCGAAGGGGGGTCAGAGCCAGCCGTTGTCCTGGGCCGCCCGGGCGGCCTCGGTCCGGGTGGTCGTCCCGGTCTTGCCGATCGCCGCGGACAGGTGGTTGCGGACAGTGCCGGGCGAGAGGTAGACCTTCGCCGCGATGGTCGAGACCGGAGCCCCGGTGAGGGCCTCGCGGAGCACCTCCTGCTCCCGCGGGGTGAGGGGGTTCACCCCTTCGTAGAGGGACTCCGCGGCCAGCGTCGGGTCGATGACCCTCAGGCCGGCGTCGACCCTGCGGACCGCCTCGGCGAGCTCGGTCGCGGGGGTGTCCTTGACGACGAAACCGCTCGCGCCGGCCTCGAGCGCCCGGCGGACGTAGCCGGCCCGGCCGAAGGTCGTGACGATGAGCGAGCGGCAGGGCGACCCCTGCGCCCGCAGCTCGGCGGCGACCTCGAGGCCGGTGAGCCCGGGCATCTCGATGTCGAGGAGGGCCACCTCGGCGCCCGAGGACTCGACGGCGGCGAGCACCTCGTCCCCGCGCCCGACCTCGGCGACGACCTCGATGTCGTCCTCGAGCGAGAGCAGCGCCGCGAGCGCGCCCCGGACGAGCGCCTGGTCGTCGGCGAGCAGGACCTTGATGCTCACAGCCGCACCTCCACCCTCGTGCCGGGGTCGGCCGGCTCGACGACCACTGTGCCACCGGTCGGCTCGACCCTCTCCCGGAGCCCGCGCAGGCCGTTGCCCTCACGGCTGCCCCGCGAGCCCCGGCCGTCGTCGGTGACGGCGATGCGGTCCTCGCCGACCTCGATCCGGCAGGTGGTGGCGGCGCTGTGGCGCAGGACGTTGGTCGTCAGCTCGCGGACCGCCCAGGCCAGGGCGATCCGGTGCCGGGGGTCGACCTCGTGCGGGTCGCCCTCGACGCTCGCCGCGATGCCCGCGTCCCCGAGCGCGGACCGGGCGGAGTCGAGCTCGTCGGTGAGGCGGGCGACCCGCAGACCGGCGACGGTCGCACGGATCTCGGCGAGCGCCTCGCGGGCGATCGAGCGCACCTCGGCGAGCTCGACCTTGGCCCGCTCGGGGTCGGCGTCGACGAGCCGCTCGGCGAGCTCGGCCTTGATCGTCACGACGGTCAGCGAGTGGCCCAGCACGTCGTGGACGTCGCGGGCGACCCGCTCGCGCTCCTCGGAGATCTCCAGCTGCCGGGCCACCTCCCGCTGCCGCTCGCTGCCGCCCTCGAGCACCCTGACGGGGACGAGGGTGAGCGTGACCATCGGGTAGATGAGGAAGAAGAAGAACCAGTCGACCACCCGCGCGAAGACCGACGTCGACACCGCGAGGATCACAAGGGCCAGCACGAGGGCGGCGAGCGCCTGCCGGGTCGGCAGCGCGATCCCGGTGAGAGCGAGGACGAAGGGGACGAGGCCGAGCGCCCCGAGCCCGATGACCGGGACCGCGGCCAGGGCGAGGGCGACGAGCAGCCCGATGAAGCCCCACGGGTAGACCCCGGACCCCGGAGCGGCGGACTGGTCGTCGAGCCATATCGCGTAGAGGTAGACACCCGCGAAGACGGCGAGCGCGAGGACCGTCGCCCCCTTCGCGACGGACGACGCCTCGGCCCGGACCGCGCCGATGAGTGGGAAGGCCATGAAGACGAGCCAGATCGCCCCCATGAGCCAGCCGTAGCGGACCCAGGGGTCGTCCGTCGGTGCCGCCCCCTGCGTGGCACCGACGGACGAGGCCTCGTCGAGCCTCACTGGCGTCCCCGGCCGCGGCGGACGAGGAGGACGGCGACGACGGCGAAGACCACGCCCCACACCGCGAGGTTTGTCACCGAGACCCACAGCGGCTCGAGCTCGGGTGCCGCGCCCTGCTGGGTGATGAGGTAACCCTCGGTGAGGGGGCGGCGGGCGAGGCTCACGTAGCCGTAGAGCGGGGTGAAGCGGGCGATGTCGAGCATCGTCCCCGAGAGCGGCACGAAGACGTTGCCGAGGAAGGCGAGGATCACCAGCGCGCCCGAGGCGGCGCCGACGGCGTTCTCGCTGCGGAAGGCGAGACCGACGGCCAGGCCGTAGAGCGCGAAGACCGCGCCACCGGCCAGGACGATGAGGCCGGACAGCACCCAGGCCCGGGTCTCCCCCTTCGCCCCGGTGAGCAGGCCGATCCCGTAGATGAGGGCGATGGGGATCGCCGCGACGATGAGCGCGGTCGCAGCCTTGCTCGCGACGAAGGTCGAGTCCCGCATGGGGGTCAGGCCGAGCTGGCGCCCCCAGCCCTGCATCTTCTCGACGGCCGCGAGACCTCCGATCGAGGTCGTCGCGGTCACCGCGCCGTAGGCAGCCATGGAGACCATGATCCACATCGCGACGTTGCCGTTGCCGGCCGACTCGTCCTTGTAGCTCTGGGTCGCGCCGAAGATCACGTACATGAAGGCCGGCAGGACCGCGGTGAAGAAGAGGCCGACGGGGTCGCGGAAGATCCTCTTGAGCTCGAGCCTGGTGAAGGTCGGGTTGATCGTCGTCATCGGGTGCCTCCTGCGTCGGCGGGGGTCGTCAGGGCGAGGAAGGCCTCGTCGAGCGATCCCGTGGTGATCTCGAGGTTGCTGCCGCCGAGATCGGTGAGCAGCGCGATGGCCAAGGCGTCGGAGTCCGCAGCAAGCACCTGGACCCGGTCGCCATGACGGTCGAAGGCACGCACCCCGGGCAGGGCGCGCACCGCGTCGTCGAGGGAGGGGTCGAGGTCGGCCGCGACCACGCGGCCGCTCGCCTGCGCCCGGATCGCCTCGGTCGAGTCGTCGGCGACCACCCGGCCGTCGGCGACGAGGACGATGCGTTCGGCGAAGGCGTTGGCCTCCTCGAGGTAGTGCGTCGCGAAGACGACTGTGCGGCCCTGCGCCGCCTCCGCGTGCATCGCGGCCCAGAAGTCCCGCCGGGCAGCGACGTCCATGCCGGCCGTCGGCTCGTCGAGGACGAGGAGGTCCGGGTCGGGCAGGAGCGCGAGCGCGAAGCGCAGCCGCTGCTGCTCACCTCCGGAGCACTTGCTCACCCGGCGCCGCGCGAGCCTGGTGATGCCGGCCCGCTCCATGACGTCCGCGACCGGCTGCGGCGACTCGAAGGTCGAGGCGATCACCCGCACCGTCTCCTCGACGGTGAGGTCGCGGAGCAGGCCGCCGGTCTGGAGGACGGCCGAGATGCGGCCGGCGTCGACTGCGCGGCGGGGCGGGAGACCGAAGATCTCCACGGTCCCTGAGGTGGGCGTCGTGAGCCCGAGGACCATGTCGAGCGTCGTCGTCTTGCCGGCACCGTTGGGGCCGAGCATCGCGACGACCTCGCCCGGCGCGATCTCGAGGTCGATGCCGCGCACGGCCTCGACGCGGTCGCGTCCGACGGCGAAGCTCTTCGAGACCTCCCGCAGACGGAGCGCGGGATGGGCGGAGCCGCTCGTGGGGGCCGGGCGCTGCGGTGCGGTCGCTGCTCTCATGCCCCCAGCATGACCGGACGAGGAGGTGACGCGCTCCCCCCTTCGTCACGTCGGGGAGATGACAGCTGTCACGGGTCAGCCCTGCGGCCGGTCGAACTCCCCGGCGTCGCCCGTGGGTGTCCCAAGGTGCTCCCGGGCCCAGCGCGGCACGACGAAGAGTCCCTGCGCGCGGGCGGTGACCTGGCCGTCGGGGCCGAGCAGCTCGCCGGTGACGGTCATCTTCCAGCCGTCCTGGCCGGTGAGCCAGGCCCGCGCCGAGACCCGGCCGAGCGGCGTGGGTCGCTCGTAGGTGGTGTTGAGGTAGGCCGTCATCCCCGGCCGACCGAGCGCCGAGGGGACGTGCCCGAGGACCTGGTCGAGGACCGCCGCGATGATGCCGCCGTGGACGTGGTGCGGCGGGCCCTCGTAGGCCGGCCCGAGCGTGCACGTCGCGGTGGCGCTCTGGCCGTCCGACTCGATGACCATCGGCGGGGCGAGCGGGTTGCGCGACCCGACCATCGCGTTGCCGTGGTCACGCAGCCGGCCGTCGCTGCAGGTCTCGAGGCCGAGCGGCCCGTCCTGCGCCTTGCGACGCAGGTCGGCGGTCAGCGCGTCGACCCGGGCGACCAGGTCTGGGACGTCAGCCGTCGCGACCCTCGTCCTCAGGGTGGCGTCGACGAGTCGTCGCACCGAGCCGGCGAGGTCGGCGTAGGCCGCCTCCTGCGCGGCGAGGGCCTGAGGGTCCTCGACGGGGAAGGGCGACTCGAAGGTCCCTGCGGTCATGCCTGCTCTCCTCGCTGCTGTGCGGCCAGTCGTCGGGGATCATCCTCCTCCGCCACGGCGGGCAGGGTGATGAGGGCCAGCAGGATCATCACCGAGACGACGAGCAGGGCGCGCAGGATGCCCACGTGGTCGCCGAGGAAGCCGAGCACCGGCGGCCCGACGATGAAGGCGCCGTAGCCGATCGTCGCGACGACGGACATGCGGGTGGCGGCCCTGCGGGGGTCGTCCGCCGCGGCGCTCATGCCGACGGGGAAGCCGAGGCTCACGCCGAAGCCCCACAGCAGCGTGCCGACGTACGCCAGCGCGGGCGGCGCGAAGACGACGAGGAGCGAGCCCACCGCGGCGACGAGCAGCATCGGGAAGAGCACCCGACGCCGGCCGTAGGTGTCGAGCAGACGCGTGCCGAGCACCCGCCCGGCGGTCATCGAGCCGAGGAAGCACGCGAAGGCGACGACGCCGGCCCAGGTCGGCACGTGGTGCCCCTCGACGAAGGCGACCGCGATCCAGTCGTTGGCGGTCCCCTCGGTGAAGGCGGCGACGAGGACGAAGAGGCCGATGAGCAGGGTCCGCGGCTCGCGCCAGGCCGAGCGCGCCGGCGCGCCCTCCGCGGGGTCGGCGACGTGCACGGGGTCGGGCAGGAAGCGGCGCTGGCCGAGGACGACGAGCGGCACGACGACGGCGACGACCGCGGCGAGGTGCGCGATCACCGGCACGTGGAGGGCGACGAGGCCGGCGCCGAGCAGCGCCGCGAGCACCGTGCCCCCGCTGAAGAACGCGTGGTAGAGCGGCATCGTCGCGCGACCGCGGGCGCGCTCGGTCGTCGCACCCTGGAGGTTCATCGCGACGTCCCAGAGGCTGACCCCGACCGAGGTGATGAGCAGCGCGCCGGAGACGAACCAGCGCGACCCGACCACGCTCGCGCCGAGGCCCACACCGACGATGCCGACGGCCGCGAGCACGCCACCGACGGCGACCGCACGGTTGGTGCCGATCCGCTCGGAGATCCGGCCCGCGAGGGGCAGCGCGACGAGCGAGCCGACGCTGCCTGCGAGCAGGGTCATGCCGAGCTCACCCGAGGTGAGGTCGAGCAGCCGCTTGATGTCCGGCAGACGCGACGCCCAGGTCGCGAAGGCCACTCCGGCGAGGGCGAAGGCGAGCAGGACGGCGCGGTGCGCCGCCACCGTCTGGTCGGGGCCGACGCGGGCGGTCGTCGTGCTGCCAGGCACGTGGGTCACGGGTGTCCTCGGGCGGTGCGAAGGGGGATCCCGGCGCGGGATCGGGTCGGTGGGAGCCGGTCGAATCGTTTCGATCGAATCGTTTCGATAGTGTGGCCGCCATGACCCGGTCACGTCAAACCAGCGCACGGCCCACGCTGCGCGACGTCGCCCAGCGCGCGGGCGTCTCGACCTCTACCGCCTCGATCGCCTACTCGGGCCGCGGCAACGTCGCCCCCGAGACCGCCGCGCGGGTCCGGGCTGCCGCCGAGGAGCTCGGCTACGCCGGCCCCGACCCCCGCGCGTCCTCGCTGCGCAGCGGCCGCGCCGGTGCGGTCGCCGTCCTCGTCGAGGGCCGGCTCATGCTCGCCTTCCGCGACCCCTTCGCCGTGAGCGTCCTCGACGGTCTCGCCGAGGCCTTCGAAGAGCTCGGCAGCGGCATGCTGCTGCTCAGCCAGCCGCCCAACGACCCGGGCTCCGTCGTCGACCAGCTCGCCGGCATGGCCCTTGACGCCCTCGTCTTCTCGCTCTGCGGGCCGGTGCAGAACCCGGTCGTCGAGCACTGCGCCGCCCGCGGCATCCCGATGTTCGGCACCGGCCGCCCCGCCGACCCTCGCGTGCGGCAGGTCCGCATCGACGAGCGGGCCGCGAGCGCGTCCGTGGCGCGGCACCTCGCCGGGCTGGGCCACCGTGACGTCGCGGCCGTGACGATGCCGATGCGCCCGGGCGCGAGCGCCGGACCCCTCCCCCGCGGCGCCGAGGAGGATGCGAGCTTCACCGACAGCCGCGACCGCCTCCTCGGGCTGCGCGATGTCCTCGGCCCCGAGCGCGCGGCCTGGCAGGCGGCCGACGCGAGCTCGGTCGACGACGGGCATGCCGCCGGGATGGCGCTGCTCGCCGACGCGACCGACCGGCCGACCGCCGTCGCCGCACAGAGCGACCTGCTCGCCCTCGGCGTCCTCCGCGCGGCGGATGAGCTCGGTCTGCGGGTCCCCGAGGACGTCTCGGTCACCGGCTTCGACGGCATCGTCGCCCCGTGGTCGCCGCACCGGCTGACGACCGTCGACCAGCACGGCCAGGCCAAGGGGAGGCTCCTCGGCGACCTCGTCGCACGCACCCTCGCGGGCGAGCCGACCGAGGACCTCGTCCAGGAGACGGCCCTGCGGGTCGGGACGACCACCGCTCCCCCACCCGCCTGACGGCACCTGCCCGGTGACGGCGAAGGGGGACCCGACCGGCGTGCGGTCGGGTCCCCCTTCGTCAGCGGTGAGCCGGGCTCAGGCCTTGTCGTCGACCTGCTCGGTGGTCTCGGCGCCCTCGGTGGGCTCGGCAGACTCCTCGGCGCCCTCGGTGGTCTCGGCAGACTCCTCGGTGGGAGCTTCCTCGGCGCTCTCGTCCGCACCCTCCGCGTCGTCCCCGGTCGGGACGAGCTCGTCGAGGTCGATGACGTTGCCGTCGGTGTCGGTGATCTTCGCCTTGTCGAGGACCGCGGCCAGCGCCTTGCGGCGGCCGACCTCGCCGACCATCGAGGACACCTGACCCTGCTGGTCGATGAGCTGGGCGAACTGGTTGGGGTCCATGCCGTACTGCTGGGCCTGCATGATGAGGTACTCGACGAGCTCGGGCTGGCCGACCTCGACCTCCTCGGCCTCGACGACGGCGTCGAGCACGAACTGCGCCTTGAGCGCGCGTCGGGTCGACTCGTCGACCTCGGCACGGTGCTCGTCGTCCTCGAGACGGCCCTCGCCCTCGAGGTGCTGGTGGATCTCGGCCTCGATGATGCTCTCGGGCAGGTCCATCTCGACCGCGTCGAGGAGAGCCTCGAGGACCTTGTCGCGGGCCTGGATGCCCTGCTCGAACTTCTTGGCCTGCTCGGCCTGCTGGGTGACGTCGGCGCGGAGCTCCTCGGCGGTGTCGAACTCGCTGGCCATCTGGGCGAAGTCGTCGTCGACCTCGGGCAGCTCGCGGACCTTGACCGACTGGACGGTCACGGTGCACGCGGCGTCCTGGCCGGCCTTGTCGCCACCGGCGAGCGGGGCGGTGAAGTCCTTGGTCTCGCCCTTGCTCATACCGACGAGGGCCTCGTCCATGCCGGGGAGCATGGTGCCGGAGCCGACCTCGTAGGAGATGCCCTCGACGGCGTCGACCTCCTCGCCGTCGATCTCGGCCTTGAGGTCGATGGAGACGAAGTCACCGTCCTCGACGGCGCGGTCGACACCGGTCAGGGTGCCGAAGCGCTCGCGCAGCTCGGTCATGCGGGCCTCGACGTCCTCGTCCGAGACGGTGACCGGGTCGACCGTGACCTCGAGGGCGTCGTAGGACGGGAGGGTGAACTCGGGGCGGACGTCGACCTCGACGGTG
Proteins encoded:
- a CDS encoding MFS transporter — encoded protein: MTHVPGSTTTARVGPDQTVAAHRAVLLAFALAGVAFATWASRLPDIKRLLDLTSGELGMTLLAGSVGSLVALPLAGRISERIGTNRAVAVGGVLAAVGIVGVGLGASVVGSRWFVSGALLITSVGVSLWDVAMNLQGATTERARGRATMPLYHAFFSGGTVLAALLGAGLVALHVPVIAHLAAVVAVVVPLVVLGQRRFLPDPVHVADPAEGAPARSAWREPRTLLIGLFVLVAAFTEGTANDWIAVAFVEGHHVPTWAGVVAFACFLGSMTAGRVLGTRLLDTYGRRRVLFPMLLVAAVGSLLVVFAPPALAYVGTLLWGFGVSLGFPVGMSAAADDPRRAATRMSVVATIGYGAFIVGPPVLGFLGDHVGILRALLVVSVMILLALITLPAVAEEDDPRRLAAQQRGEQA
- a CDS encoding ABC transporter permease; the encoded protein is MTTINPTFTRLELKRIFRDPVGLFFTAVLPAFMYVIFGATQSYKDESAGNGNVAMWIMVSMAAYGAVTATTSIGGLAAVEKMQGWGRQLGLTPMRDSTFVASKAATALIVAAIPIALIYGIGLLTGAKGETRAWVLSGLIVLAGGAVFALYGLAVGLAFRSENAVGAASGALVILAFLGNVFVPLSGTMLDIARFTPLYGYVSLARRPLTEGYLITQQGAAPELEPLWVSVTNLAVWGVVFAVVAVLLVRRGRGRQ
- a CDS encoding response regulator transcription factor is translated as MSIKVLLADDQALVRGALAALLSLEDDIEVVAEVGRGDEVLAAVESSGAEVALLDIEMPGLTGLEVAAELRAQGSPCRSLIVTTFGRAGYVRRALEAGASGFVVKDTPATELAEAVRRVDAGLRVIDPTLAAESLYEGVNPLTPREQEVLREALTGAPVSTIAAKVYLSPGTVRNHLSAAIGKTGTTTRTEAARAAQDNGWL
- a CDS encoding sensor histidine kinase; translation: MRLDEASSVGATQGAAPTDDPWVRYGWLMGAIWLVFMAFPLIGAVRAEASSVAKGATVLALAVFAGVYLYAIWLDDQSAAPGSGVYPWGFIGLLVALALAAVPVIGLGALGLVPFVLALTGIALPTRQALAALVLALVILAVSTSVFARVVDWFFFFLIYPMVTLTLVPVRVLEGGSERQREVARQLEISEERERVARDVHDVLGHSLTVVTIKAELAERLVDADPERAKVELAEVRSIAREALAEIRATVAGLRVARLTDELDSARSALGDAGIAASVEGDPHEVDPRHRIALAWAVRELTTNVLRHSAATTCRIEVGEDRIAVTDDGRGSRGSREGNGLRGLRERVEPTGGTVVVEPADPGTRVEVRL
- the tig gene encoding trigger factor; protein product: MKSAVEKLNPTRVKMTVEVTSDELQPHVDAALKAIGSQIQVPGFRAGKIPTRIIEQRVGKAAVLQEAVNEALPEFFGQAVEQEDLKPLGQPEVEVTQLPLGDGEELVFTVEVDVRPEFTLPSYDALEVTVDPVTVSDEDVEARMTELRERFGTLTGVDRAVEDGDFVSIDLKAEIDGEEVDAVEGISYEVGSGTMLPGMDEALVGMSKGETKDFTAPLAGGDKAGQDAACTVTVQSVKVRELPEVDDDFAQMASEFDTAEELRADVTQQAEQAKKFEQGIQARDKVLEALLDAVEMDLPESIIEAEIHQHLEGEGRLEDDEHRAEVDESTRRALKAQFVLDAVVEAEEVEVGQPELVEYLIMQAQQYGMDPNQFAQLIDQQGQVSSMVGEVGRRKALAAVLDKAKITDTDGNVIDLDELVPTGDDAEGADESAEEAPTEESAETTEGAEESAEPTEGAETTEQVDDKA
- a CDS encoding PaaI family thioesterase; translation: MTAGTFESPFPVEDPQALAAQEAAYADLAGSVRRLVDATLRTRVATADVPDLVARVDALTADLRRKAQDGPLGLETCSDGRLRDHGNAMVGSRNPLAPPMVIESDGQSATATCTLGPAYEGPPHHVHGGIIAAVLDQVLGHVPSALGRPGMTAYLNTTYERPTPLGRVSARAWLTGQDGWKMTVTGELLGPDGQVTARAQGLFVVPRWAREHLGTPTGDAGEFDRPQG
- the treS gene encoding maltose alpha-D-glucosyltransferase — protein: MTDTPDVTPEPTPDEELLEAATESDLLEHDPNEPNFAQVLYPARPRALKPRGRLRPTGAPSAAEMRSGEPCGDNAVYVDWLKSQSMLADAKAIAGHFSGVGSMWQNPYATPDPRLAVRTASVWFTAYPISMITAPGRSFLATLGADDLWSTFSEIGIQGLHTGPVKVAGGISGWSMTSSIDGHFDRISTHIDGAFGTEDEFRYMCSTAATYDGTIIDDIVPGHTGKGADFRLAELGVEDYPGIYHMVLIHEEDWGLLPDVPEGRDSANLDEEAEQALADAGYIVGKLQRVIFHVPGVKDTNWSVTAPVTGPDGVTRRWVYLHYFKEGQPSINWLDPTFAGMRMVIGDALHSIGDLGSGGLRLDANGFLGVERSAEDSPAWSEGHPLSEAANHLIGSMVRKVGGFTFQELNLSIDDIATTSRAGADLSYDFVNRPAYHHALATGDTEFLRLTMREAMDRGVEAVGLVHALQNHDEMTYELVHFASEHSDAEFVFRGEEITGELLAATIRGELIDRLTGEAAPYNHVFTTNGIASTTASIIAASLGISDLDTIGEEEVARIRQAHLLLAMYNALQPGVFALSGWDLVGALPLPADHPKVEPLLEGGDTRWVHRGAYDLLGADPSAEGSSAGMPRARALYGTLPEQLADETSFARRLKDLLHLRGYFQIATTRQVDVPDVAHPAMLVMVSEYDGIEGQMQVTVLNFAAEPIAGTVISEHLAPGSRLMDMGDGSRVGEVDQLHGFHVELEAHSGLALLVTAPKES
- a CDS encoding ABC transporter ATP-binding protein encodes the protein MRAATAPQRPAPTSGSAHPALRLREVSKSFAVGRDRVEAVRGIDLEIAPGEVVAMLGPNGAGKTTTLDMVLGLTTPTSGTVEIFGLPPRRAVDAGRISAVLQTGGLLRDLTVEETVRVIASTFESPQPVADVMERAGITRLARRRVSKCSGGEQQRLRFALALLPDPDLLVLDEPTAGMDVAARRDFWAAMHAEAAQGRTVVFATHYLEEANAFAERIVLVADGRVVADDSTEAIRAQASGRVVAADLDPSLDDAVRALPGVRAFDRHGDRVQVLAADSDALAIALLTDLGGSNLEITTGSLDEAFLALTTPADAGGTR
- a CDS encoding LacI family DNA-binding transcriptional regulator gives rise to the protein MTRSRQTSARPTLRDVAQRAGVSTSTASIAYSGRGNVAPETAARVRAAAEELGYAGPDPRASSLRSGRAGAVAVLVEGRLMLAFRDPFAVSVLDGLAEAFEELGSGMLLLSQPPNDPGSVVDQLAGMALDALVFSLCGPVQNPVVEHCAARGIPMFGTGRPADPRVRQVRIDERAASASVARHLAGLGHRDVAAVTMPMRPGASAGPLPRGAEEDASFTDSRDRLLGLRDVLGPERAAWQAADASSVDDGHAAGMALLADATDRPTAVAAQSDLLALGVLRAADELGLRVPEDVSVTGFDGIVAPWSPHRLTTVDQHGQAKGRLLGDLVARTLAGEPTEDLVQETALRVGTTTAPPPA